From the genome of bacterium, one region includes:
- the ilvC gene encoding ketol-acid reductoisomerase — translation MKVYYEQDADLALIKNKKVAVIGYGSQGHAHALNLIESGVQVVVGLHAESEHHEVAKNDGVKVLSTFDACAWADLIMILAPDQVQAQMYEKDVRPNLKAGKVLAFAHGFNIHYHQIQPPADVDVIMIAPKSPGHLVRRMYREGRGVPNLIAIYQDASGKAREIALAYSKALGGTRAGVLETTFKEETETDLFGEQAVLCGGVTELIRAGFQTLVDAGYAPEIAYFECLHEMKLIVDLIYEGGLSRMYYSVSDTAEFGGLTRGPMVIGEESRKAMKKMLQDIQDGSFATEWILENKAGAPRFQALRNQMQNSQIEKVGAALRGMMAWIKK, via the coding sequence ATGAAAGTGTATTATGAACAGGATGCCGATCTGGCACTGATCAAGAACAAAAAAGTGGCGGTGATCGGCTACGGCAGCCAGGGCCATGCCCATGCGCTGAACTTGATTGAGAGCGGCGTGCAGGTGGTGGTGGGTCTGCATGCGGAGAGCGAACACCATGAGGTGGCGAAAAACGACGGGGTCAAGGTGTTGTCCACGTTTGACGCCTGCGCCTGGGCGGATCTGATCATGATCCTGGCGCCGGATCAGGTACAGGCGCAGATGTATGAAAAAGACGTCCGCCCCAATCTCAAGGCGGGCAAGGTGCTGGCCTTTGCCCACGGCTTTAACATCCATTATCATCAGATTCAACCTCCGGCCGATGTGGATGTGATCATGATCGCGCCCAAAAGCCCGGGCCATTTGGTGCGGCGCATGTACCGCGAAGGCCGCGGCGTGCCCAACCTGATCGCCATCTATCAGGATGCCTCGGGCAAAGCGCGCGAGATCGCGTTGGCTTATTCCAAGGCGCTCGGCGGCACCCGCGCCGGGGTTCTCGAGACCACGTTCAAAGAGGAGACCGAGACGGATCTGTTCGGCGAGCAGGCGGTGCTGTGCGGCGGAGTGACGGAGCTCATCCGCGCCGGTTTTCAGACTCTGGTCGATGCGGGCTATGCGCCCGAGATCGCCTATTTTGAATGCCTGCACGAGATGAAGCTGATCGTCGATTTGATCTATGAGGGCGGCCTGTCGCGCATGTACTATTCGGTCAGCGATACGGCCGAGTTCGGCGGATTGACGCGCGGCCCCATGGTGATCGGCGAGGAGAGCCGCAAGGCGATGAAAAAGATGCTGCAGGATATTCAGGACGGATCTTTTGCCACAGAGTGGATTCTGGAGAACAAAGCGGGGGCGCCCCGTTTTCAGGCGCTGCGCAATCAGATGCAGAACTCTCAGATCGAAAAGGTCGGCGCGGCTCTGCGCGGCATGATGGCGTGGATCAAAAAATAG